Proteins encoded within one genomic window of Ascaphus truei isolate aAscTru1 chromosome 8, aAscTru1.hap1, whole genome shotgun sequence:
- the CTXN1 gene encoding cortexin-1, which yields MTYPDTLNVKGLHCYAATMEDASATDYELLLSPTLLDHHPGSNGMDAEQKTVFAFVIFLLVFLVILMVRCFRILLDPYSRMPASSWSDHKEGLERGQFDYALV from the coding sequence ATGACTTACCCTGATACACTGAATGTAAAGGGGTTGCACTGCTATGCCGCTACCATGGAAGATGCATCAGCTACAGATTATGAactgctgctttctccaacccttttGGACCATCATCCTGGCTCCAATGGGATGGACGCTGAGCAGAAGACAGTATTTGCATTTGTCATCTTCCTTCTGGTATTTCTGGTTATACTCATGGTCCGCTGCTTTCGGATACTACTAGACCCCTACAGCAGGATGCCGGCCTCTTCCTGGAGTGACCACAAGGAGGGTCTAGAGAGAGGCCAGTTTGACTATGCCTTAGTATAG